Within the Glycine max cultivar Williams 82 chromosome 12, Glycine_max_v4.0, whole genome shotgun sequence genome, the region CAACACTAACAATGGTAAAAAAACgggaattaaaataattaaattatatacacaaatatttaacttaattagattttttatagatacaatatttttttttgatgatttttacACATACGAAATAAATTAAcacgtgaaaataaataaataaataaacttcatTTTTATGAGATAcgaaacaaataaaactatcaAAACATGCTTGCTAATATTacaatatgaaaaaagaaatatgcactaataatttctataataattttatacaatcatttaattacaaattatcattataataaatttttttaaaattatatataattatataattaaataacaatataacattattttatatgatcaatacatactaattaaactcttttaataTACTTATAAGTCTATATGGGTTATGTAATTAAATACAATATAttctattaataaaatgatttattaagATATGTTCTACACTTCtactaataaaagaatttaaaaaatccaaaaaaagtttaaattgaatgaatttttaaaatttatcctatattttttttaaggatatcTGTTTAATATTTCATGGACTGGAGTCACAAAGAAAAGGCCACATTCAATATTTAACAAAGCCTTTAAAATAGAGTACAGtcttatctaataattaaaaattaacaaaataaatcacctaataattaaaacatttatattaattatgaaattttcaaaaaatcgaGGGGGGCCATGGGCCCCTTGGCTAACACACAGGTCCGCCCCTAATATAGTCAAAACCTACCATTGATATATACAATTAGACTTGAATAAAATTTTGCTGCCATACaaagctttcttttctttttctcttttaataatattagcaATTCTTAATACtagcttaggaaaaaaaaatcttaatacgAAACAAGTTGGAGAATATTCTATTAATGTATGATGTAAGATTTGGTGAATGATTAGAGATAATGGCTGCTCAATCTTTTAAAACCTAATTATATGTTCAAATTATAATAGCTGGGATAAAGTGCAAATTGTAATTTCATGTGGTGGATGGGATCGACTAAAATTGATGGGGGTGGAACCCACGTATCTTATGGATGGGGTCAACTAAAATTTTAGAGTAATACATTTACAAATTACAACACATCGAACTCATGACACATGGAGTTATGTCATCATGTCCTCAGGGTAAATATTTACGTAGAAGTTAGTGTTTtggctttatttttttagttacctTTCATAGTACGCAGGGGAAAACAATTGTCACTGGTTTTGCTTGGCATTAGTGAAAACAGACATACTAATTTTATACGGAGTACTATTTTTGCaaacattatttatattaataatttaataaacataattatataaaagttattCCACTAATAAGTAACCGGTCATTAACTTCTTATGTTTAACCACTTTTCTTGCAACAAACCCTTAATTAACTTTAAGTATGTAGCTGATTAAATTAGTTGGATATTTAGTTTGGGAGAAGTAATGAGAAACTTGTGTGTGAAATTGTGCATGTAAAATTATTCAtatcaataaatattgaaaCAAATTCTTGGAACTTGCACATCTTTTACATAATGTTTACaagagaaaaaagtttaaatacatACATTCTTCTATATACACACTTTCACCACTCACCTACTAACGCTTAATCACTTCTCTTGCCACAAACCCCTTAGCTATAATAGGTAActtgttggttaaaaaaaaatgtaaatgaatgAGATGTATGTGAGCATTACTGGAACACAAATGAATATAACAAATCGTTGCACCCTAAAAATTTATTCACAATCAAAGTCATAAAACAATCAATTGAATGTAGGACCAAAGAACTTGGAAATCTTGCCGACGAACATCACTTATCAATCATAAGATACAAGGAAAGGAAGGACCATAGTCATAAAGGCATCGTATGAAAGTGTAGCCGAACCCGTATACCGTGTATCCTTCTCCTTAAATTTATCAGTCAGACCCTGAAAGTGTAACAGGTAATTAGCACAGCAACAAACACAAGTAAATAAACAAGAATCAACTCTTGGTTACAAGAGCATGTATTTTTCATGACAATGCTAATTTCTACATattgaaatgaacaaatgatgcTCCAAAATGTTTAGGCCTTCGGGTTTTTCTTGGCAAAGTTTATTAGAGATGGGTCCTGTTTTGATGAATTTCTCTATAAACATTATAggagaatgaaataaaataaacttatcataaaagttaaaattatgcattaataaatttgtaaaaatcctCTCATACGAGTTTcttcaaaagttatttttttttttattttgaaaagttaattttaaattatacataaactaattttaacttatgaaaaaaactttttttttgtttttttcaaaagtaCCATATAACACCAACCAATTGTTTATTTCTCATCACATATCAGAAAGTGAAGATAATGCATATGCTAACGAATGTAACAGGATAGAGTATAGACATCTATGTCCCGAACTACATATATCAAGCTAAACAAACAATGGAACAGGTGAATTGGCCCATATCAAAGGAAAGGatgaaaaagaaacacaaaGGAAGAAATAGAGAAATGAGAGGCACGTCCATGGCTTCAAAAGCTCATTGAGTTTTACCTTAATAATCATCCCACACCTGCATACATCCAAAAACAGAACATTAGATATATAATGACATTATTGACATTTTCAAATACAACAAAAGCCAATTTAGTCCTTGAAAGATTTCAGAATACCAATTTGGTGCTCCAAACATAAGCTACACCAAAATGGCCCCCAAATCATTATGTTATCATAATAGTATGTATGACAAGATTAAGTCTTTTTACTATTTTgatacagaaaaaagaaaaacatcatTTGAGGACAAGATTGATGTAATAACATTTCGAGgaccaaattaatgattaaaaaatctcTCAACtaccaaaatgaaaatttactcTCTTCAAAGACCCagataaaaaaatcttactcGACAAAACTGTCAAAACCAAGTTCAACCCTCCTACCACTTCCATCACCGTATTTGGAAAGCAGAAGTTGTAGAACCGAGCCCGGTACAGCATAGCCAATACCATATAGAGCATCTCTGAGTTCTAATGGATCAATTTTCCCACTCCTGTCTTTATCGTACCTCTCAAATATGCCCTACAAATTGAAGTAACAGATTCAGAGACTATCACCTGGGGTGAAGTTCTATTGTAAAACACAAATTTCAAACCCAAGcaatttggataaacttctttgTAATCACTTATAAGAgaagaacataaaataaaataaaaacaagttgaactttttttctctAACCTAAAATCAACTTACATTTATATGTTATAAAACTCATTCAAATAACTTCTCTAAAAAAGCTGATAAgtataataagttaattttacttatgaaaaaaaattcaattcattttattttcttattttcttttcctatatcttgagaaagagtaaaagaagaaatgaaaacaagaCTCACTCGCCAATGACCAAGGCAACTCCAGAGTGCTGCAAATTCCTTTGGTCCTGTGAAGGAACGAGCAATAGCCAATTGATATCAACACAATTGAAAACTCCAACCCAATGAATTGAATTAAAGGATATTACTAACTAGTGTCGTTACGACATTGGTTAAGGAATTAAACAGAAAAAATAGTCATTGTAGAAATCATTGGAGAACAGCAAATGTATctcattaaaaatcataaaccgCGGAATTTTATGgatctcataaaaaatatttttccttttagtttcttaagtCTTAACCAATGCCCATTAATATTTGCCTAAATTAAAAcactaagaaaaagaaaagaatagaagTTAGGTACCAATTGTGAGGGGTAGGTTTGGACTCTTGAAGAGGAACATGAGAAAACGAATGGTCCTGAGGTTGAAGTGGTGGAATCCAGAAGAGAGAGCTTGCTGCAATTCACGTTCATCAATGAAGCCACTTCGGTCCCTATCCACCATCTGAAAGCTCCTAATGACGTCATGGGGTGTCCCTGGTGGAAAACTCGATGATGCTGATGAAGAAGTGTGATGGTAATTGGAATATGGAGGTTGTTCTGGCGCAGATGGAGCATAGGACTGAGATTGAAAATGGTATGAAGAAGACATATTAGCTAGTTACAATTACAACCTTGGATTCAGATTGCTTAATTGCACGAGCacgttgagagagagagagagataaaagTTAGATAACGGTACTTTCTAGTTTCGGGTTTGGTAATATAGGCATGTGTCTTATTATCATAGGATTTGACGAATGACGGGAATCCTCACACGCAACCACAGCGTTGTTTGCCAAGACGGTGGTCAATATCGGTATGCCGTGTCTTTTTCAACAATATTTATCCTAAGCCctaatattttataacaatttgattttaattttagccATCAGAAATAGGATTTTCATTCTTTGATATTCCCttcaagtttcaattttttgaattgagtatgagattaattttaagtttaactTTCTCCACCCTCACtagagtgttttttttaatatcaaaccTAGATTCTCCACCATTGTGAAGTGAATTAgatcattaaatatataaatatttgatgaaaGTAAAGATGAATTCATTTGGAGGAGAACTCTTAAAGATGAAGTTAAAGGTAAAtccaaataataaatgtttatgataaaatgatgaaaattactaaaaaagataccacaagaagaaaaattaatttattaatctgcttctataaaatttgtttttttatttgaataaaaatgtaTGCTGTCCGTGAACTATACAGTGTCTTTAAAACTATTCCGGTCTTTtcgtttcatttttcttatttcattttcaaaataattttatattaaaaataagtttatgagttgttttattttttagaaaataaagtaaaaataatatatattatataactttACAACGGCGAAAATTAGCAATCTTGGTCACGAGAATTTGGGCTATTGTGGGCTTCATCACTTGTATGAGTTTGGTGTACATCTTTCATAATGAAGGCTGTTCCTACTTGCACCCCATAGTTTCTCTCTCACCCTTGTGTCCCCTAAGCAGCAACTTGTTCAACCCCTTGCACTGGACCTCCTTAAACTCCGCTACTTTTGTCCTTTTCTGTTTGTaaagctttcttcttcttcttgatcCACTCAATTTTCCGGATTGACGAATCCAGAGTCTAAAATAAGGTGTTGCTTTTCGGAATAAccattctaaaattttattcttaacataattttggattaagtttttttaaaacaatatgtATTTCAGGAAACATAATCCAAAGTTATGTAAGAATAATTTTTGAATGACTATTATGCAAAGGAACacatttaatatattacatttctctctctatatataattataattataaactactttgataaatttttttggtaTAAAACCACTTTCATAATTTGAAATGTAGTAAAAAAGTCAATTTGTAATATGAGTATTATCCTCGACATGTTTCTAAATCCATCACTGAATATGAGGATTACAAACACGATTTTTCCTCCACAAAAAACACAATTGAGAGGTTTTGCATCAATGGCCCTCGGTTGTATGATTGCAAGGTGCTCAAGCCTCAAAGTATTCAAACaacattttttggaaaaaaaaaatcattttcctaATATTTCTTATCTAAAGAAGAATCTTgttgtatcaaaattaattttaactgtaATCAATTCTACAAAATCATgtttatctaaaattaattctatCCACATACATGCAGACACACATGATACCGCGGAAATTCTTATTAATTAGCTACTAGCTAGCCTGcaaaattatcatattaatttttaacgtattagaaaaatatgaacaagtatttttaaaacattgaatggaaaactaaaaataatttatttcttgaaatgTCATTAATCAAACTATCTTTTTTATagtcattaatataattttattgtattcacacaaaaaattattgtgatttttaatatttattatttattattttcttgatcAATATAACAGGACATAACGCATAAAAGCTATTACGTAAAAAGGTTagggtattttttaatttaatgaagaCAATCTCACGCgtattaattatattagtttaggtaataaatactttattCATCATTCATAATCAAAAGGACAGATTCGCataaattctttaaataaaaatatattattttaaattattgggTCATCATCATATTTagctaactatatatatattataaattacacTTGTGTATTATTTTATGGTACAAAGATGGTGTGAGAAGGAGCTGGTAACATAAAAGAAGAGGTTTTGTAGaagctaaaaatatatttaactttggTGTACTAAGCTAATTAATACAataatgacattattttttattaacatatggGATACAACAAACTGATATATAAAACAATCTGCAGTGACTTTAATGTATATTCGGATCTATGTCAATGATCTAAATAGATTGAACAAtataatatatgtgaattattatatattttttgacattatctttgattcatatatatatatatattaattatgaaacccccagtaaaaaaaaacctattataTATTATGAGATTCTTTTACAAGTTTTCACCATCTTCAAGTGTTCATTTCATTTCTCACcggtttgtttttttgttgtctATCTGTCTTTAGTTCTACTCTTCCTATCCTTGTTGGTGACTTTCTCTCTCCACTCACTCCAACACATACACAAGCGTGACTACTACTTTGTTCAACGCTCCACAGCACgcaacataacataaaaaatatgaaaattaaaaagaaaaactgagTTAATGATTCTCACGTCCCACACCCTAGAAACACTACTGCACTTTCCTTCAATCCAACTCCAAGTCACAACCTTGGCATTTTCTGAAACAAAATCTTTGTGCTTTCGTTTTTTATATTCCAAGTAAAGGCCTCTTTCATTGCCAGCCATGACCGAGGTCCTCCACTCCTCCCCACCTCGTTTTGTTGCTTCATCACCACCAACAAAGACaaggacaacaacaacaacaacaacaacaaagacaaggacaacaacaccaacaacctcttcattctcttctcccaaTGCCTTTCTCCTCCGACCTCTCTTGGCGCTTCTTCTGACCCTTCTCAGGAAATCCTTCCAGCTTCCTCGCAAAAACATCGGCTCCATTATGGACATTGGCTCCCCAACGAACGTGCGCCATGTTGCGCATGTCACCTTTGATAGGTTCAATGGTTTCTTGGGCTTGCCTGTTGAGTTTGAACCTGAGGTCCCCAGAAGGCCTCCTAGTGCTAGGTGTGTGTTTATGTCCatgcatatatattaaaaggcaTGAATTGAAGACACTTGTTCATCATTGAATTAGAGTCACATTTCTGATCGAatgcatgttggtttttattagtttttaaatttaagaggAAAATTATGCATTATTTTTAATGCACATTATAGTTTTGATTccgagtttaatttctatgcatCCTTAGATTTTATAAAGTCAACGAATCAGAAACAATATGGTTTTgattatgagtttaatttttatgcacgATTGGTCGGTTTTTATTAGAGAATGTCAAGATCTTTTGCATTTGTGAATGCATTTATATTAGAGTCTTTGATTTAAAGGTtgtgttgttttgtttatttatttacgcTTTTGTTTGATTTATCACATGTAGTGCATCTGTTTTTGGAGTTTCAACAGAATCCATGCAGTTGTCGTATGACTCAAGAGGGAACAGTGTGCCAACAATACTGCTGTTGATGCAAAGGCATCTGTATGTTCAAGGAGGGTTGCAGGTTTGATCATCTATATTTGTCTGTAAATTTCTGATGATGTTGCTGGTTATCTGTTGGATGCAATTTGTGTGAAACTAGCAAAAATGATAGTCCTGCTTTATCATGTACTACTCCATGGGGACTTATTTGTTCACCTTGCAAATGATTGCATTAATGGTTCTTCTTGGTTAAAAAGTTGAACTTACACATGCAGGtggaggggattttcagaattaACGCGGACAATGGTCAAGAGGAACATGTTAGGGATCAATTGAATTTGGGAGTGGTCCCAGAAGGCATTGATGTACATTGTTTGGCAGGGCTAATTAAGGTATAACTCTTGCAAGATGATTGTTTGCTTCTGGCTCCTCTGTTGATGTACCTGTTCATAGATGCTTGTTTGGTGAATTGAACTGGATCATCATATTGACTAAAAAAAGTATCTTCTATGATATAATGATTACTTTTGCTTGtggaaatgattatttttatgcaataattctttttctcttttattatagATCTAACATGTACTAGAATCATTTGTGCAAATAGAATTGATTCAACATGTAATTGATTGTAGAAAGTAACTTATCAATTTCAAACATTTATCTAAGTCTAATAAATTAGACAAATAAACATCATTTCCAAATTCCGCAATGTATTTGACTGAATAGTACCACATTCCATATCTAGACCCGTTTTAATGGATCAGATGAATAGTAAAATTGTCTGCCCATACAATATCTGGTTTATAGACTAGATGGTGAGCTAGAACATCCTGCAGTTTATGAGGGAGGCTGTATTGTCATTCCTATTCGTTTATTGCATCTCctatataacttttttctcaTCTTCCTAAGATGTCCTTTATTAAATAGTTGAGTCAGACAAATGATCTACTGCCACTCCTATGATCATCcaaatttctaattaatatttgttttatttttaaaaaatataaaaatgacttCCTAATTACATGAttagtttttcctttttaattcaATGTTCGTCAGGGCCAACAAACAAAACTAAACTCTACAATACAAGTGTTTTCAATGTGTAAACTTTATGATCCTGTTGGAAAGTggaaactgaaatgtcttatgaCCCTTGCTTGTgagtctttttaaaattatttgcaaaacaattttatcctttctttttattccGTTTCTTCTAGACAAGCTCAATGAGAACCTTCATTTTTCTATCTGTTTTCTGTTCTTCCTAAATCATATGCTGACCAATTGCATCCATATCATCCTCTGCTTCTGTCTTAACCTTCCAACTTATTTACTGCTAGCCACTAACAACCTGTCAATTCATGTCTTTAGACAAATATAACAAGTTTCCCAACATCTTTATTTCAATTGCTGCTTCATGAAACTTTAGCACTACTTAGTTGGAATATGTCACCTTTCTTGGTGTAGTTTTATCCTAGCAAGTAACTATCAGAATCCATTCCAGAATCCCATTTAATTAAACTCGCGTACATAGCAAACTATCTTTTATATGAAAGGATATAAGGTAAATGCTACAAAACACTGCTTTTGTAGCTTCTGCTTAATTCTTTGTGCTTTTTTTTGGCATAAAGAAAATGCATGTTATTAGATACTATTTTGATATTCTTGCATTTTTCAAGGCTTGGTTTAGGGAACTTCCTACAGGCATTCTAGATTCATTATCACCCGAGCAGGTAATGCAATGCCAGACTGAGGATGAATGTTCTGAACTAGTGAGACATCTACCTCATACTGAAGCTTCACTCTTGGACTGGGCCATCAATCTGATGGCTGATGTTGTCCTACATGAGCATGTTAATAAGATGAATGCGCGTAACATTGCCATGGTTTTTGCACCAAACATGACTCAGGTGTGTTTCcatattttttcattctcaaGTGACTGCAAGGAAGAAAAGATGTACCATACAAGtgctatatattttcattttctactttACTAAATTGCATATGGAAATCTTTTGAAATccaattgttttcttttctcgGGAAATCTTTTCTGCACTACTTGTCTTGACAATATTTTTACCTTTAGTGAAGTCTTTACTATGCTGTGTTTTTCCAAGAGTAAATAAAGATGCCAATGTGATAGTTGTTCCATCTGATAGTAGGTTCGAGTCAATGAAAGTATTTGGTCATTCTGATTGCAGATGGCAGACCCTATATCTGCATTGATGTATGCAGTTCAAGTAATGAACTTCTTGAAGACACTTATATTAAGGACAGTGCGGGAAAGAAAGGATTCTGTGGTAGAATCATGTCCTAGATTTTATCTACAACCTTCTGTAGATAATGAAAACCGTAGAATTTTGGAGTCCTTCCGGCAAGATACTCCTGCAGAAAATGAAGAGGCTCAAGAAAACTTTGTTTTAGAGAAAACTGCCTTAGACCGTTCCCCTGAATCACTCCAAAACAACTCAACTGGAGGAGAACCTGGCAGTTTGACAAACTCTTCTGAGAATCTTGTTTGCAATGAGGATTTGTATTGTGAGTTTCCACCCGTAGGAAACATGGGGAAGAGTAAAACTGGCCAATCAAGTAAGTCAAATGCTAGAAAAGAGTCCAAAAAGACAAGAGGCAGCAACCTGTGATCCATCAAATAGTGcctgttgagaaaaaaaaaggaattggtATTTTAAGTCACATAGATACAATAAATGAATAGATCAAAGCGTGGCTGTGAAGAACAGAAGAGGCACTGAAATGTAAATTGATTATTTGACATTGTGGCATTGTAAGTTTGTTTATGTCTCAAGTTGCAAATTGCCAGGGGAAGTTTGTGAATTGGTCCTTTatgatttctttttcctttttcctttgtttgtttAACTTATCTGATTTCAAGAATAGTACTATGATCACACTAACATTGTAATGAAATATCATTCCCTGTGTGTTTACTTGTGTTCATAATTATtccttaataataaattaatcttcTGTTGCCCTTTGGAATGGTCTTTTGGATCCTTACTCTACAATTTTGGTTTCCTGCCAGAGTAAGGATCG harbors:
- the LOC100499969 gene encoding Probable calcium-binding protein CML48-like produces the protein MSSSYHFQSQSYAPSAPEQPPYSNYHHTSSSASSSFPPGTPHDVIRSFQMVDRDRSGFIDERELQQALSSGFHHFNLRTIRFLMFLFKSPNLPLTIGPKEFAALWSCLGHWRGIFERYDKDRSGKIDPLELRDALYGIGYAVPGSVLQLLLSKYGDGSGRRVELGFDSFVECGMIIKGLTDKFKEKDTRYTGSATLSYDAFMTMVLPFLVSYD
- the LOC100499969 gene encoding probable calcium-binding protein CML48-like isoform X2; this translates as MLHLRQNNLHIPITITLLHQHHRVFHQGHPMTSLGAFRWWIGTEVASLMNVNCSKLSLLDSTTSTSGPFVFSCSSSRVQTYPSQLGIFERYDKDRSGKIDPLELRDALYGIGYAVPGSVLQLLLSKYGDGSGRRVELGFDSFVECGMIIKVKLNELLKPWTCLSFLYFFLCVSFSSFPLIWANSPVPLFV
- the LOC100499969 gene encoding probable calcium-binding protein CML48-like isoform X1 encodes the protein MSSSYHFQSQSYAPSAPEQPPYSNYHHTSSSASSSFPPGTPHDVIRSFQMVDRDRSGFIDERELQQALSSGFHHFNLRTIRFLMFLFKSPNLPLTIGPKEFAALWSCLGHWRGIFERYDKDRSGKIDPLELRDALYGIGYAVPGSVLQLLLSKYGDGSGRRVELGFDSFVECGMIIKVKLNELLKPWTCLSFLYFFLCVSFSSFPLIWANSPVPLFV
- the LOC100776004 gene encoding rho GTPase-activating protein 5; this encodes MTEVLHSSPPRFVASSPPTKTRTTTTTTTTKTRTTTPTTSSFSSPNAFLLRPLLALLLTLLRKSFQLPRKNIGSIMDIGSPTNVRHVAHVTFDRFNGFLGLPVEFEPEVPRRPPSASASVFGVSTESMQLSYDSRGNSVPTILLLMQRHLYVQGGLQVEGIFRINADNGQEEHVRDQLNLGVVPEGIDVHCLAGLIKAWFRELPTGILDSLSPEQVMQCQTEDECSELVRHLPHTEASLLDWAINLMADVVLHEHVNKMNARNIAMVFAPNMTQMADPISALMYAVQVMNFLKTLILRTVRERKDSVVESCPRFYLQPSVDNENRRILESFRQDTPAENEEAQENFVLEKTALDRSPESLQNNSTGGEPGSLTNSSENLVCNEDLYCEFPPVGNMGKSKTGQSSKSNARKESKKTRGSNL